In Mya arenaria isolate MELC-2E11 chromosome 1, ASM2691426v1, the genomic stretch CTCCTTCATATTATCGTTATGATACGTATCAGTGTTACCATgtacaatacatattttaattggtatttatttattgatcaagACGTCAATGCGGCAACGCCGcattaaagccggatttttatttgacgatgcaattttgcaaaccgaggatttgagctagtgacctagtatttttaacctaagacccatatttatacttatcggaGATATCATTCATACAAATAGCCTGATGAgcagaaactattccatttgtgtgaggaaaaatgaatattttataaatacatcagcttttccatTAAGATCTGTCCAAGAGACCTtatttttgaccctagatgacacactttatcatctaagatttcatgtacacaaatatttttaaagtctaAAATTTCTGGCACAAATACTGTATGTATCCTAAAGCACAGTTCAAGTCACAAAAGGGCGTGTCTATTAAGACACCACAGAAGGAAAATATTAAGATCCTgaaaatacaatcattgactGTGGTGCTGACAGGTCAATGTTGTGTGTGCCAGTGTGAAagcatgtgtgcgtgtgtgtgtgtatgtatgtaaattaaccaaatgtcatgaaaattgaaaaaaaaacaatatcctgcagaaaaaaactgtaatttatgcttaaattttattatactttaatgtGACTATGATATCctggagaaaaaaatgtaaaagtttcttgaaaatatattaaactttaatGTGACTAAGATATCCtggagaaaaaaaattgtaaaagtttcatgaaaagtttcatgatttttttttatttttttttatgacatcaggaaaatatttcctaagatttgacctagtgacctagattttgatctgaggtgacccatattcacaaatgtttaagacaacacgtagacaaatattctgagcaagtttcataaagatttgacaaaaattaatgaatttttatggccgtggaattctttctcctaagattttaccttgtgacctagattttgaacGGGGATGACCCATACTATAAAACTTTCAAGaaattatgcagacaaatattctgaccaagtttcataaagatttgacaaaaattgttgaatttatgacgtggaatgattttcctaagatgtgacctagtgacctagaatttgacccgggatgacccatattcatatatattcaagataacatgccgaaaaatagtctgaccaagtttaattaccattggataaaaactcttgatttaattacataaaatgaaaactttaacgcagaattgttaacgcccgcccgcccggttttcgccattctataacccgtaaTTTTTCGATGAACAATCCGGCTAATAAACTTTTTGTTAACGAAAATAATCACCTTTTGTCAGTCCTGTTTGTCTGCCAAAGACCTATTGTGATTGTTGATAAAAACTAGGTTAGAGCGCAATGTATATAGTTTAGCCCATCTACGTGGAAACGAAAATGCGAATTACCAGAGGGGCAAAATCCTCAAGCCCTGCAAATATGACCACTTGTTATTTTTTCAGTCCGTAGAGGTTTATCAGTGACATAAGCGTCATGTCTTACTGTTTCAAACAGCTGGGTGTCatttaaaaatgacataatgtAGTTACATGCTTTTATTCTGTGTTTTAACCTGAATGAATATCAATCAATCCATCTTTCTTACACTCTAGCAATTTATTATCCTCGATAAATGAACACAATAATAAGGCCAGTCACACACGACCATATCTCCCGCCGAGTAAAGAACAGTATCAACTTCGCCTTGCGACAAGgaataacattgaaaatgaacatgggcaataactaaaacaagagcaccgcgaaacggagcattatacgcccgaagaagattcggcttgaggtctttaataaacatttaggttatgctagtatactgcttactaggtgtaaagtgtttacaacaaaggcttaaacttccaatattgaaactttTATGATACTAAAGTTAGCAGTGCCTGGCCTGGACATgaaattgctaacgtccccccatggtgattctagtgtttgaggtatggacctggaaattgcgcgcgacacatccttttaatgtagtgatgatttgtataaagttatttgaaaatcgctttattagttaccaagttatggcccggacacggaattgctaacgccccccagtgaaattagcctttaaggtacggacctggaaagcatgcttgacaaatccttttaatgtagagatgatttgtataaagttatttgaaaattgctttagtagtaacccagttatggcctggacaaggaattgctaacgtccccccccccggtgattctagtgtttgaggtatggacctggaaattgcgcgcgtcacatccttttaatgtaatgatgctttgtataagttatttgaaaatgacttaattagtgaccaagttgtggcccggacacggatttgctaacgcacccccatgatgattctagtctttggggtatggacctggaaattgcgcgcgacacatccttttaatgtagtgatgctttgtataaagttatttgaaaatgactttattagtgaccaagttgtggcccggacacggatttgctaacgcacccccatggtgattctattCTTTggggtatggacctggaaattgcgcgcgacacatccttttaatgtagtgatgatttgtataaagttatttgaaaatcgctttattagttaccaagttatagCCGGACaaggaattgctaacggacggacagacggacagacagacggacagacgatggaggccataacataatacgacccctcgggcgtataaaaatgcACCTAGAGGGTccctgtgcactgcacttctcctcaatgagaaatatctgtatatgaagtttgaggTCAAACCCTTTGAGACATCTCAAGTTATGCTCcgaaccaaaaataaatataacaattaacaaatggaaattattaaaaacactgCACCCAGAGTTATTTTTCCTGTGCATTGCACTTATCCTTATTGAGATCTATCTGTATGTGATCGATATCTTGAAGACTTTTCAacttatgctccggacaaaaaaaaaataaaaaaggaatattaACAATGGGTAACAACTAGTAAAAATATTgcacccagagttatggttactgtgcactgcacttctcatCAATGAGaaatatttgaagtttgaagtcaatcatacttttcaagttatgctccggacaaaaaataagtgtgaacattaacaaagggcaatgaTTTAAAAACTGCACCAAGGGTTCCTATACACTGCACATCTCCTCAATGAGgtataatgtataattatgaaGTTTGAAATGTATGCACTCAACAACAGACACAGACATCAACTGCATTTGAGCCCAACTGTTGTAGGAGGCTTCTTTAGGCTTAACGTGTTGATGACCagtataacaacattttaaattaaaaagcaCAAAGTACTCCTTTTTCAGTAACAATTAGATATTATCTTgacattaatatacattttcatggaatgtatgtttataattgatcaatttcatataaaacatttattcattaatttagCCGTATGCTTTTTAAACCCTTATATTATTTCTCTTAGTCTTATAAATGGCTGTTTTagatgaataaaataacaataaaatacaaactactAATATCCAACGAAGTTACTAAAGTGCAAAAAATGTTGGCTAGAAAggtaatagaaaaaataaataaataagaacaaaataaaatacatgattcTTAAAATATAAGTACAGATGTATACAGAAAAggtttacaaaaataatgcggCCAAATTAAGTATTTAGATTAACTTCATAGACAAATTGACATGAACAAATGAGCAATGCTTCATATATCCATTGCAACATGTAAATTCCAGTAAATATGTGTGTCCGTGTAATCGAgcattaatgaaaacaaaacaactatcATGTAACACGTTTTCTCAGTCAACCCTTAAATGACATATGTTTAGGCAGCACAATTGGTCATAAAGCAATATACAGAGTATAAGTCTCAGTCCTCTGGAAGAAGAAACTGAACTGCTGGTTTCAAGTTATCAAACATAGCTTCGTCAACGACGACGGCGCAGCTTGCTCTCACTTCCACAAACGGCGGCGGTTTATGATCAATCACGTCATACTGTCCAGCATTTGTATACCGAACTTCCCTGAACAAATTTCCCACCCCCAACTTTTGTTCCAATTGCCAAAAAGAGGTATTGATGCTTGCTAACGATTTGACATCTTCGACTCTGTCAATCTTGACCGTCTCGTTGGTTTCTGACTTGTTCGACAGCAAATAAGGTGTTCCATTTGTGACCAATGAAACTTCTCCAGATGAAAAGGTGTACTGAATACAAGGAGACAGCAAGTCTTCAAACTCCTTGttaaaaatcatgaaacttTCATCACTTTCATGAATTCTTGTGTCCGTGAAAGAAAACCCCTCCGTCTTCCAAATAAGTTCAGGTTCCACACTTAAGTTTTTGGAATTTATTCTCACTTTCTGgccttttttgtttgttttatgaaggCAAATTGTGTCAATCTTGTACATGATACTTGTATCTTTGTCAAAGGTCAAATACACAATAATTGTATCATGATTGTCACTGTATCTTGCATTCATACATCTAACCTCACTGTCTGGCAACGCGAGCATTGGTACTCCTTCATTCAGCTTCTTATACTCCATTGTAGCAAGATCAAACGTATAACAGATTAGTGTCGCAGTCATTTTCCCATTGTTTTCTTCTTGGCGTATATTGATCCCTTCTTCTTCACTCTCATCACTCTCCATAAATGGGTCCACAATGATTTCAGCTAATATCAAGATAAACAATTCATTATCTGGACCCAACACCGCTGAGAATGCCCTTCCTAAAACTGTTGAGTTGTCCTCaagttcataaaatatatcattagaGAAATCAATTCTATTCCATTTCTTTGTTTGTACAGAAAATATGGTCAAATCTTCGAGTTCAGCTCCCTTCTCTGCCAGTGCAATATATCTTCCGTTTGTTTCAAATTCAAGTGGTTCCCCCTCAGACAATGCTTCCGTCCATGAATAATATTCGTCAAAGTTTTTGAAGCCATTTGCGTTATACTGTTCATCTGatacattatacatgtagtaaaCTTCTGACAAATCTGCCACATAGTGCCACACCTGTGTTTTAGCATTAAATACCAGAATGTCATACTGACTATCTTCACATGTTGCATAATGATCCTCTTCCATGCTGTTTTCTGTTAATCGTGTGTCTGTTCTCTTTGATAAAGTAAACAAAGCAACAGTTGTGGAACCTTTATCGTCAGCAGGTATATTTTTCCCTACATTTGCACCTTCCTTTCTCtcttttgtatcatttgaaactTGGTTTGTTTCATCTTTCTTTCCACTATGCTTTCCTGTATTCTTCTTCAAATCTTCTAAACTATCGTTGCAAACTTTAACAAACCTCTCGATTTTGTCTTGTTCTGCTTTGTCAATCCAAGTGTTTGATAATCTATCAATAAGTTTCTGAAATTCATCCAGCTTCTCATTTTCTACCTTGATTGAAGGACACTTGTGTAACCCTTGGACTTTGCGCTGCTCAATAAAATCCAATACAATTTCTAGTCTGTCAGATGCGTCATCTTTATCATTACCAGCAACTAGCCACTTtgcaagaaatgaaataaaatcaagatATCCACAATATTTTGTACAGCCATTCTCGGCCAAGATCTTCAGTTGGTCACATGTCAAATCAAGTGCGTATTCCTTGAAAACAAGGAGGTCGTGAAACCGTGACGACAGGAATGTCTCGGTATAAGGCAGGAGCTCTATCAATCCAAATTCTagagcaagaaaatgaaattgaaagacATTAACAACACTAAGCTCTTTCTTCATGTAATTAACATATTTCTCTAATAGACTGTCGACCATCAAAAATGTGGCTAGATCGATTCCTTTTCGTAAGTTTGATAATTCAAATACTATTTTGTCCGTGCAAATATATTCAACCAACCGCTCAAACGCATCAAC encodes the following:
- the LOC128234099 gene encoding uncharacterized protein LOC128234099, producing MQYKMASSKVCIKVGDKLFEIEKDVLMKQSKYFDAMFGGNFVETKSKDIDLTKDISDVDAFERLVEYICTDKIVFELSNLRKGIDLATFLMVDSLLEKYVNYMKKELSVVNVFQFHFLALEFGLIELLPYTETFLSSRFHDLLVFKEYALDLTCDQLKILAENGCTKYCGYLDFISFLAKWLVAGNDKDDASDRLEIVLDFIEQRKVQGLHKCPSIKVENEKLDEFQKLIDRLSNTWIDKAEQDKIERFVKVCNDSLEDLKKNTGKHSGKKDETNQVSNDTKERKEGANVGKNIPADDKGSTTVALFTLSKRTDTRLTENSMEEDHYATCEDSQYDILVFNAKTQVWHYVADLSEVYYMYNVSDEQYNANGFKNFDEYYSWTEALSEGEPLEFETNGRYIALAEKGAELEDLTIFSVQTKKWNRIDFSNDIFYELEDNSTVLGRAFSAVLGPDNELFILILAEIIVDPFMESDESEEEGINIRQEENNGKMTATLICYTFDLATMEYKKLNEGVPMLALPDSEVRCMNARYSDNHDTIIVYLTFDKDTSIMYKIDTICLHKTNKKGQKVRINSKNLSVEPELIWKTEGFSFTDTRIHESDESFMIFNKEFEDLLSPCIQYTFSSGEVSLVTNGTPYLLSNKSETNETVKIDRVEDVKSLASINTSFWQLEQKLGVGNLFREVRYTNAGQYDVIDHKPPPFVEVRASCAVVVDEAMFDNLKPAVQFLLPED